A genomic region of Leptolyngbya sp. FACHB-261 contains the following coding sequences:
- a CDS encoding NAD-dependent epimerase/dehydratase family protein, with protein MKAFVTGGSGFVGHYLIPMLRERGYQVIALARSKRAAMQVTQLGAKAFPGDLNQQAMAQGMQGCDVVFHIAGFLSIWGDYQSFYETNVIGTEGALAAAQTANVPRFVQMGAAASVFGHQPLSEIDESAPLKQPKFSPYITTKSIAEQRVIAANRPGFKTSVVRPSWIWGNGDHVLPQLLASVKTGRFVWIDQGDYPYMTTHVANACHGAILAARSPGGQAYFLSDGDVVQFRQWITTLLSVAGVEPGRVSLPHWLAWHVAGLMETIWRVTRRKDTPPITRTMVRLIGQELTFSDRKAQTELGYSPIVTREAGLIELANAIKQNGLAQAG; from the coding sequence ATGAAAGCTTTTGTAACAGGCGGTTCTGGATTTGTCGGTCATTATCTGATTCCCATGCTGCGCGAGCGCGGCTATCAAGTGATTGCTTTGGCTCGCTCCAAACGTGCCGCCATGCAGGTGACTCAGTTGGGTGCTAAGGCGTTTCCAGGCGACCTGAACCAACAGGCAATGGCACAAGGCATGCAAGGCTGTGATGTTGTGTTTCACATCGCAGGCTTCTTAAGCATCTGGGGCGATTACCAATCGTTCTATGAGACCAACGTGATTGGAACTGAAGGTGCGTTAGCTGCTGCCCAAACAGCCAATGTTCCACGCTTTGTGCAAATGGGCGCTGCGGCCTCTGTCTTTGGCCATCAACCCTTATCTGAGATTGACGAATCAGCTCCGCTCAAGCAACCCAAATTCTCTCCTTACATCACCACCAAAAGCATCGCAGAACAACGAGTCATTGCCGCCAATCGACCTGGATTTAAAACCTCTGTAGTTCGCCCTTCTTGGATTTGGGGTAACGGTGACCATGTCTTACCGCAGCTCTTGGCCAGCGTAAAGACCGGACGATTTGTTTGGATTGATCAGGGCGACTATCCCTACATGACCACTCACGTTGCCAACGCTTGTCACGGTGCAATCTTAGCGGCACGCAGCCCCGGTGGACAAGCTTACTTTCTCAGCGACGGCGATGTTGTCCAATTTCGCCAATGGATAACCACGTTGCTGAGCGTCGCAGGAGTTGAACCTGGCAGAGTTAGCCTGCCCCACTGGCTCGCTTGGCATGTCGCTGGCTTAATGGAAACGATTTGGCGAGTGACGCGCCGCAAAGATACCCCGCCCATTACCCGCACAATGGTCAGACTTATCGGTCAAGAGCTAACCTTTAGCGACCGCAAAGCGCAAACAGAACTAGGCTACAGTCCAATCGTGACTCGCGAGGCTGGATTGATAGAACTTGCTAATGCCATTAAGCAAAACGGGCTAGCGCAAGCAGGCTAA
- a CDS encoding cyclic nucleotide-binding domain-containing protein — translation MLEPAEVVRIFQRQLEPKLFSAGEVIFEEGQPGDVMYGILEGEVDLVVNGKTVETIKTGDVFGEGALVHQDGLRASTAIAKTDCNLAFLDQKRFLFAVQETPMFALEVMRSFSNRLRHLKRLL, via the coding sequence ATGCTAGAACCCGCTGAAGTCGTTCGCATCTTTCAAAGGCAGCTTGAACCCAAGCTCTTTTCAGCCGGAGAAGTCATCTTTGAAGAGGGACAACCTGGTGACGTGATGTACGGCATTCTCGAAGGAGAAGTTGACTTGGTTGTCAATGGCAAGACCGTTGAGACGATTAAAACTGGTGATGTCTTTGGTGAGGGTGCCCTGGTTCATCAGGATGGCCTTAGAGCTTCCACGGCAATTGCCAAAACCGATTGTAATCTAGCCTTTCTCGATCAAAAGCGCTTTCTGTTTGCGGTTCAAGAAACACCGATGTTTGCACTTGAAGTGATGCGCAGTTTCTCCAATCGGCTGCGCCATTTGAAGCGTTTACTTTAA
- a CDS encoding LysR family transcriptional regulator, with protein MTSIDVSKIKLFQLRALVAVANCGSFGGAALKLDLTQSAISHAIASLEQELGVILLIRGRNGASLTYVGEQIIGEVRQMLQLLDIAIEKVNCSRGLQAGQVKIASIRSLATHWLPSVMAAFNQRFPQITVTLTKCFDYVEVQAALQNRSADLGLMDIDERTGFTVTEIGSDDYLVLLPANIALQSNSISWQQLSQYPLIMPAPNDQGYAPLRRYIANAEVPLTIAYEINEDSTIVSMVAQGLGIAILPQLAALPIPQTVQVCRPPQPLSRLLVAAILENALHSPAVFVFLELIEQMNWRSIPVLQRFS; from the coding sequence ATGACGAGCATTGATGTATCCAAAATCAAGCTGTTCCAACTGCGAGCCTTAGTAGCAGTTGCCAATTGTGGTAGTTTTGGCGGTGCCGCACTGAAACTTGATCTCACGCAATCGGCCATCAGTCACGCCATCGCTAGTTTGGAGCAAGAACTGGGAGTCATCTTGTTAATTCGAGGCCGAAATGGCGCCTCACTCACCTATGTTGGCGAACAAATCATTGGCGAAGTCCGACAAATGCTGCAATTGTTGGACATTGCTATTGAAAAGGTGAACTGCTCCAGAGGCTTACAAGCAGGGCAAGTCAAAATTGCCTCCATCCGCAGTCTGGCAACTCATTGGCTACCGTCGGTAATGGCCGCTTTCAACCAGCGGTTTCCTCAAATTACCGTGACTCTGACTAAGTGTTTTGATTATGTTGAGGTCCAAGCCGCTCTGCAAAATCGCTCAGCCGATCTGGGTTTGATGGATATTGATGAGCGTACCGGCTTCACCGTTACCGAGATTGGCAGCGATGATTACCTGGTGCTTCTACCCGCCAACATTGCCTTGCAAAGTAACTCGATCTCTTGGCAACAACTGAGCCAGTACCCGCTAATTATGCCTGCACCGAATGACCAAGGTTATGCCCCGTTGCGGCGCTACATTGCCAATGCAGAAGTGCCCTTGACCATTGCTTACGAAATCAATGAGGATTCAACGATTGTGAGCATGGTAGCCCAAGGTTTAGGTATCGCTATCTTGCCCCAGCTTGCCGCGCTACCAATTCCCCAAACCGTGCAGGTTTGTCGTCCACCTCAACCCCTGTCTCGATTGTTAGTGGCTGCAATTTTAGAAAATGCCCTGCACAGCCCAGCCGTTTTTGTATTTCTAGAGTTGATTGAGCAGATGAACTGGCGTTCTATCCCTGTGCTCCAGCGTTTCAGTTAG
- a CDS encoding phosphoketolase: MTVADLVRTTPLSADELRKMNAYWRAANYLSVGQIYLLANPLLREPLKLEHVKPRLLGHWGTTPGLNFIYVHLNRVIKAQDLSVIYIAGPGHGGPGLVANTYLEGTYSEYYTNISQDAEGMRQLFKQFSFPGGIPSHVAPETPGSIHEGGELGYALVHAYGAAFDNPDLIVAAVVGDGEAETGPLATSWHSNKFLNPIHDGAVLPILHLNGYKIANPTFLARMSHEELESLLVGYGYKPYFVEGSEPEAMHQLMAGTLDTVIAEIKAIQHEARINGNLKRPQWPMIVLRSPKGWTGPKEVDGKKTENYWRSHQVPFAELATKPDHLRLLEDWMKSYKPEELFDENGTLTPELAELAPKGTRRMGDNPHTNGGLLLKDLKLPDFRDYAVEVPHPGGTVGEATRVMGVFLRDVMKLNADRRNFRVFGPDETASNRLGAIMEATDRTWMAERLPEDDHLAPDGRIMEVLSEHLCQGWLEGYLLTGRHGFFSCYEAFIHIVDSMFNQHAKWLKTTRHISWRRPIASLNYLLTSHVWRQDHNGFSHQDPGFIDHVLNKKAEVVRVYLPPDANTLLSVTDHCLRSRHYVNVVIAGKQPALQYLSMDDAVKHCTKGLGIWGWASNDQGVEPDLVMACAGDIPTLETLAAVDLLRQNFPDLRIRVVNVVDLMTLQPETEHPHGLSDKDFDSIFTTNKPVIFAFHGYPWVIHRLTYRRTNHSNIHVRGYKEEGTTTTPFDMVVLNDLDRFNLADDAIDRVPGLRNTAAHVKQMLHDKLIEHREYVSKHGDDMPEIRDWQWGYYSDPLGADSGSKTPRDTNSPSQEGFEGVARSGS, encoded by the coding sequence ATGACAGTAGCTGACTTGGTACGGACGACGCCCTTAAGCGCAGATGAATTGCGCAAGATGAACGCCTACTGGCGTGCGGCGAACTACCTCTCGGTTGGACAAATCTATCTACTCGCCAACCCATTGCTACGTGAACCCTTGAAGCTAGAGCATGTCAAGCCCAGACTGCTCGGACATTGGGGGACAACACCGGGTCTCAACTTCATTTATGTCCATCTCAACCGGGTGATTAAGGCTCAGGACTTGAGCGTTATTTACATCGCGGGTCCAGGACATGGCGGTCCAGGATTGGTCGCCAATACCTATCTGGAGGGAACTTACAGTGAGTATTACACCAACATCTCCCAGGATGCGGAGGGGATGCGGCAGTTATTTAAGCAGTTCTCATTCCCCGGTGGCATTCCTAGCCACGTAGCTCCAGAAACACCCGGCTCAATCCATGAGGGCGGGGAACTGGGCTATGCTCTGGTTCACGCTTACGGCGCGGCCTTCGACAACCCTGACTTGATCGTTGCCGCTGTGGTGGGAGATGGCGAAGCTGAGACTGGGCCACTCGCTACTAGCTGGCACTCCAACAAGTTTCTCAATCCAATCCACGACGGGGCAGTGCTGCCGATCCTGCACCTCAACGGCTATAAGATTGCCAATCCCACCTTCTTAGCCCGCATGAGCCACGAGGAGTTGGAAAGCCTATTGGTGGGCTACGGCTACAAACCCTACTTCGTGGAGGGTTCAGAGCCCGAAGCCATGCATCAATTGATGGCTGGCACCCTGGATACAGTGATCGCCGAGATTAAAGCCATTCAGCATGAGGCCCGCATCAACGGCAATCTCAAACGTCCGCAATGGCCGATGATTGTCCTGCGTTCGCCCAAGGGCTGGACCGGACCGAAAGAAGTTGATGGCAAGAAAACCGAGAATTATTGGCGCTCACACCAGGTACCTTTCGCGGAACTGGCGACCAAGCCAGACCATCTAAGGCTGCTCGAAGACTGGATGAAGAGCTACAAGCCGGAGGAACTCTTCGATGAAAACGGTACCCTGACTCCTGAACTGGCGGAACTGGCTCCCAAGGGCACCCGTCGCATGGGCGACAATCCCCACACCAATGGTGGCCTACTGCTCAAAGACCTAAAGCTGCCTGACTTCCGCGACTACGCGGTTGAAGTACCTCACCCCGGCGGCACGGTTGGCGAAGCCACGCGGGTCATGGGCGTATTTCTGCGCGATGTGATGAAACTAAATGCGGACCGACGCAATTTCCGCGTGTTCGGCCCTGATGAAACGGCATCCAACCGTTTGGGCGCAATTATGGAGGCGACCGACCGAACCTGGATGGCTGAAAGGCTGCCAGAGGATGACCACCTCGCTCCGGATGGCCGGATCATGGAGGTGCTCAGCGAACACCTGTGTCAGGGTTGGCTAGAGGGTTATTTGCTGACTGGTCGGCACGGCTTTTTCTCTTGCTACGAGGCGTTCATTCACATCGTTGATTCGATGTTTAATCAGCACGCCAAGTGGCTGAAAACCACCCGTCACATTTCCTGGCGTCGCCCCATTGCTTCGCTCAATTATTTGCTAACTTCGCACGTTTGGCGGCAAGACCATAACGGTTTCAGCCACCAAGATCCAGGTTTTATCGACCATGTGCTCAACAAGAAAGCAGAGGTGGTTCGAGTTTATTTGCCACCTGATGCTAACACCTTGCTATCGGTAACCGACCACTGTTTGCGCAGCCGCCATTACGTCAATGTGGTGATTGCCGGCAAGCAACCGGCGTTGCAATATCTCAGCATGGACGATGCAGTTAAGCATTGCACCAAAGGCCTTGGCATTTGGGGTTGGGCTAGCAACGACCAAGGCGTCGAGCCGGATCTGGTTATGGCCTGCGCTGGTGATATTCCAACCCTGGAAACGCTAGCGGCTGTAGATCTCCTGCGTCAGAATTTTCCAGACTTGCGCATTCGCGTGGTTAATGTGGTTGACTTGATGACGTTGCAACCTGAAACCGAGCATCCTCACGGTTTGAGCGATAAGGATTTCGACAGCATTTTCACGACTAATAAGCCGGTGATCTTTGCCTTCCACGGCTATCCCTGGGTTATTCATCGCCTGACCTATCGCCGCACGAATCACTCGAATATCCACGTTCGCGGCTACAAAGAAGAGGGTACAACGACCACGCCTTTCGATATGGTGGTCTTGAATGATTTAGATCGGTTTAATTTAGCTGATGACGCAATTGACCGCGTGCCAGGGCTCAGAAATACGGCTGCGCATGTCAAGCAGATGCTGCATGACAAGCTGATTGAACACAGGGAATATGTCTCTAAACATGGGGACGACATGCCTGAAATTCGCGATTGGCAATGGGGCTATTACAGCGACCCACTGGGAGCTGATTCTGGATCCAAAACACCCCGCGATACCAACTCACCTTCCCAGGAAGGCTTTGAAGGCGTCGCGCGTTCCGGCTCTTAG
- a CDS encoding TldD/PmbA family protein yields MTPSLPTLTPRPVLSTSPDLAALAVDLIRKAGCEYGDIRLCTYRSQRLYARDRSLSNLSDNVSSGFGVRVLLDGAWGFAASHRISATEIERLVSLAVDIARASRLSQRERVQLVPVDAYQATFKTPIAIDPFEVPIAQKAELLLGLNEQLLAYGNRGIKKANSYLSFTREDKLFASTVGSVIEQTVYRSYPGFGCTAVANGDSQNRNYERPPLNVGYEHVDSADLLAQVERVAEEAIEKVHAPKGPQGIRSTLILKPSHLWLTIHESVGHPTELDRVYGYEANFAGTSFATTDQLGKLQYAADCVNFKADRTQPGGRSTVGFDDEGVPAQDWYVVKDGRLVDYLTDRETAFKLGRGSSNGCAYADSWSSVPMVRIPNLGLEPGPEGGSHTATLAEMIADTESGILIDGIGSFSIDQQRRNFQFGGDAFWQIEKGKIVGMLKDVTYHAMTTDFWNRVDAVGPASERLLCGTNMCGKGEPMQIAQMTHAAVPARVRDIQIGGAPTNG; encoded by the coding sequence GTGACGCCCTCACTGCCAACCCTGACGCCTCGCCCAGTTCTGAGCACCTCTCCCGATTTGGCAGCGCTAGCGGTGGACCTGATTCGCAAAGCAGGCTGTGAGTATGGCGATATCCGCCTTTGCACCTATCGCTCTCAACGGCTCTACGCGCGCGACCGTTCGCTGAGCAACCTCTCAGATAATGTCAGTTCTGGTTTTGGCGTACGGGTATTGCTGGATGGGGCTTGGGGTTTTGCGGCTAGCCATCGTATTAGTGCCACAGAAATTGAACGACTGGTCAGCTTGGCTGTGGATATTGCCCGAGCCAGTCGCTTATCCCAGCGTGAGCGCGTGCAGTTGGTGCCTGTAGACGCGTACCAGGCAACCTTCAAGACCCCAATTGCAATCGACCCGTTTGAAGTGCCGATTGCACAGAAAGCAGAGTTACTGTTGGGCTTGAATGAGCAGCTACTGGCCTATGGTAACCGGGGGATTAAAAAAGCCAATTCTTACCTGTCGTTCACACGCGAAGATAAATTATTCGCCTCTACGGTGGGCTCAGTGATTGAGCAGACTGTCTACCGCAGTTATCCGGGTTTTGGTTGCACTGCCGTTGCCAATGGCGATTCTCAAAATCGGAACTACGAGCGACCCCCATTAAATGTCGGCTACGAACATGTGGACAGTGCCGACTTGCTAGCTCAGGTCGAACGGGTGGCCGAGGAAGCAATTGAGAAAGTGCATGCGCCCAAAGGACCGCAGGGGATCCGCTCCACGCTTATTCTCAAACCCAGTCATCTCTGGTTAACCATTCACGAATCGGTTGGCCATCCCACCGAGCTTGACCGGGTGTATGGCTATGAGGCTAATTTTGCCGGGACCAGCTTCGCGACCACCGACCAGTTAGGCAAACTTCAGTACGCCGCCGACTGTGTGAACTTCAAAGCTGACCGCACTCAGCCTGGAGGCCGCAGCACCGTAGGCTTCGATGATGAAGGTGTGCCTGCGCAAGACTGGTACGTAGTCAAAGATGGCCGCTTGGTGGATTACCTCACCGACCGCGAAACTGCTTTCAAACTAGGGCGGGGAAGCAGCAACGGTTGTGCCTATGCCGATAGCTGGTCGAGTGTGCCAATGGTGCGCATTCCCAATTTAGGCTTAGAACCAGGGCCTGAGGGCGGCAGTCACACCGCAACCTTGGCGGAGATGATTGCAGATACTGAATCTGGCATTTTAATTGACGGTATTGGCAGCTTCTCGATTGACCAACAACGGCGCAATTTCCAGTTTGGCGGCGATGCGTTTTGGCAAATTGAAAAAGGCAAAATCGTTGGCATGCTCAAGGATGTCACCTACCATGCCATGACCACCGACTTTTGGAACCGAGTAGATGCCGTAGGTCCCGCTTCGGAACGTCTATTGTGTGGCACCAATATGTGTGGCAAGGGTGAGCCAATGCAAATTGCGCAGATGACCCATGCCGCAGTACCGGCACGGGTTCGCGATATTCAAATTGGGGGAGCCCCAACTAACGGCTAG
- a CDS encoding acetate kinase, which produces MKILVLNAGSSSQKSCLYELKGDEPTQPLEPVEPVWEAQIDWTHHQGAAELKVKTSQGKQLEQELSLESRAAGVSQMLQTLWHGETQVIADQAEIDLVGHRVVHGGQDYQQSTLITPEVKATIDRLSVFAPVHNPANLEGIEAIEQVLGPEIPQVAVFDTAFHSNLPPAAFVYPGPYEWLEQGIRRYGFHGISHQYCAQRAAQIVGRELEDLRLVTCHLGNGCSLAAIRDGKSIDTTMGFTPLDGLMMGSRSGSVDPGILIHLLRQGDYTPDKLDHLLNRASGLQGVSGVSSDMRQIQQAIAEGNGRAQLAFDVYVHRLRAYLGAMLASLGGLDTLVFTAGVGENSAPVRAAVCEAFAFLGLKLDAEKNAQSPADQDIATPDSSVRVLIVHTQEDWAIAQECWRLAKQGLT; this is translated from the coding sequence ATGAAAATCTTGGTGCTCAATGCAGGGTCGAGCAGTCAAAAAAGCTGCCTTTACGAGTTGAAGGGTGATGAACCGACTCAACCATTAGAGCCAGTAGAACCAGTTTGGGAAGCCCAAATTGATTGGACCCATCACCAAGGTGCCGCAGAACTAAAGGTCAAAACCAGCCAGGGCAAACAGCTAGAGCAAGAACTTTCATTAGAGTCTCGGGCGGCTGGAGTTTCCCAAATGCTCCAGACGCTTTGGCATGGCGAAACCCAAGTGATTGCTGACCAGGCTGAGATTGACCTGGTTGGTCATCGCGTGGTGCATGGTGGGCAAGACTATCAGCAAAGCACCTTGATTACGCCGGAGGTGAAAGCGACGATTGACCGCTTGTCTGTGTTTGCGCCGGTTCATAATCCAGCTAATCTTGAAGGCATCGAAGCGATTGAGCAGGTTTTAGGACCGGAGATTCCACAAGTTGCGGTGTTTGATACTGCCTTTCATAGCAACTTGCCTCCGGCGGCTTTTGTTTACCCTGGCCCCTATGAATGGTTGGAGCAGGGAATTCGGCGCTACGGTTTTCATGGCATCAGTCATCAATACTGCGCTCAACGGGCGGCTCAAATTGTTGGCAGAGAGCTTGAAGATTTGCGCTTAGTCACCTGTCATCTGGGTAATGGCTGCTCGCTGGCCGCGATTCGCGATGGCAAAAGTATTGATACGACGATGGGCTTTACACCCCTAGACGGCTTGATGATGGGCAGCCGCTCCGGTTCAGTGGACCCTGGCATTTTGATTCATCTGCTGCGGCAAGGCGACTACACCCCAGACAAGCTCGATCATTTGCTCAATCGCGCCTCGGGTTTGCAGGGTGTTTCCGGCGTTTCCAGTGATATGCGCCAGATTCAGCAAGCCATTGCTGAGGGCAATGGGCGAGCGCAGCTGGCTTTTGATGTTTATGTGCATCGTCTGCGCGCTTATTTGGGCGCCATGCTAGCCAGTTTGGGCGGCTTAGATACGTTGGTATTTACTGCAGGCGTGGGCGAAAATTCTGCTCCGGTGCGAGCGGCTGTTTGCGAAGCCTTTGCCTTTTTGGGTCTGAAATTGGATGCCGAGAAAAATGCGCAATCACCCGCCGATCAGGATATTGCCACACCGGATTCAAGTGTGCGCGTGTTGATTGTTCACACGCAAGAAGATTGGGCCATTGCCCAGGAATGCTGGCGGTTAGCCAAACAGGGACTGACTTAG
- a CDS encoding class I SAM-dependent methyltransferase has translation MNYKTLLKQQLTKLQYLGWAHYCSVCHNHLRSFLPFGDPPRQNALCPVCHSLERHRLDQIFFEKYTNLFDKSPKKMLHIAPEQSFELRLKQIENLDYISADLMSPRAMLKVDITDIPFPDNTFDIVYCSHVLEHVPDDKRAISEFHRVCKPQGWAVLQVPITTDKTFEDPSITSPEERKRVFGQEDHVRCCGPDYIDRIQAAGFKTNRLRATDVVKPTDCQYLGFQENRLVFYCEKAA, from the coding sequence ATGAATTACAAGACCCTGCTAAAACAACAACTCACAAAGCTTCAGTATTTGGGTTGGGCACATTATTGCTCTGTTTGTCATAATCATCTTCGTTCCTTCTTGCCTTTTGGTGATCCTCCAAGGCAAAACGCTCTCTGTCCAGTCTGTCACTCTTTAGAAAGGCACCGATTAGACCAGATTTTCTTTGAGAAATATACAAATCTCTTTGATAAATCTCCTAAGAAAATGCTGCATATTGCGCCTGAGCAAAGCTTTGAGCTTAGGCTGAAACAGATTGAGAACCTCGATTATATTAGTGCAGATTTGATGAGCCCTAGGGCAATGCTGAAGGTAGACATCACCGACATTCCATTCCCTGACAATACCTTTGATATTGTTTATTGCAGTCATGTATTAGAGCATGTTCCAGACGATAAAAGAGCAATAAGCGAGTTTCATCGAGTCTGTAAACCTCAAGGATGGGCTGTCCTGCAAGTTCCAATCACCACTGACAAAACATTTGAGGACCCATCGATCACTAGCCCCGAAGAACGTAAAAGAGTCTTTGGCCAAGAGGATCATGTCCGGTGTTGTGGACCAGATTATATAGACCGCATCCAGGCAGCAGGATTCAAGACCAACCGATTACGTGCAACTGATGTAGTAAAGCCAACCGACTGCCAATATCTGGGTTTCCAAGAAAACAGATTGGTGTTTTACTGCGAAAAAGCTGCGTAA
- a CDS encoding cupin domain-containing protein — protein sequence MEKVNLAEKLTQFSDYWSPKLVGELNGQTLRLVKLSGEFVWHHHEQEDELFLVLEGQLTLLFRDREVILNPGEFLVIPRGMEHKPVAPEEVHVLLFEPASTLNTGNIRSERTVETLQRI from the coding sequence ATGGAAAAGGTAAATTTGGCCGAGAAGCTTACACAGTTCTCAGATTATTGGAGTCCTAAGTTGGTCGGCGAGCTGAACGGGCAAACGCTGAGGCTAGTTAAGCTTTCTGGCGAGTTTGTTTGGCATCATCACGAGCAAGAAGATGAACTGTTTCTAGTGTTGGAAGGACAGTTGACGCTGTTGTTCCGCGACCGGGAAGTAATTCTCAATCCTGGTGAATTTCTCGTTATTCCTAGAGGTATGGAACACAAACCAGTTGCACCGGAGGAAGTGCATGTTCTGCTGTTTGAACCGGCCTCAACTTTGAATACAGGCAATATCAGGAGTGAGAGAACGGTTGAGACACTTCAGCGGATCTAA
- a CDS encoding MerR family DNA-binding protein, which translates to MLIGELSKKTGLSKDTIRFYEKMGLLEAEERQAGTRVYKEFSPEIVERVTMIAQGKALGFTLNEIKLLIQAWGNREMPTAEKLKVIDRKLDEIAEKMRQLNEIKTYLTAKRDRVTQETL; encoded by the coding sequence ATGCTGATCGGTGAACTGTCTAAAAAAACAGGCTTGTCGAAGGATACGATTCGCTTCTACGAAAAAATGGGACTGCTTGAGGCAGAGGAGCGACAGGCAGGCACAAGAGTCTATAAAGAATTTAGCCCGGAGATTGTGGAGCGAGTAACGATGATTGCTCAGGGCAAAGCTCTAGGGTTCACGCTCAATGAGATTAAGCTCTTGATTCAGGCTTGGGGTAATCGTGAGATGCCGACGGCTGAGAAATTAAAAGTCATTGATCGCAAACTCGATGAGATCGCTGAGAAGATGCGACAGCTCAATGAGATTAAAACTTATTTAACTGCCAAGCGCGATAGAGTCACGCAGGAAACTCTATAA
- the ltaE gene encoding low-specificity L-threonine aldolase translates to MIDLRSDTITQPTPAMREAMAQATVGDDVSSDDPTVNALEAYVAELLGKEAAVYMPSGTMTNQVALRTHTEPGDEVVLEAQAHIYYYEGGAPAALSGVMCRLIPGKQGIFSATDLEQVLRPVDDHFARTKLVCLENTHNRGGGRIFPLAEIESIAQVCQKHDLKLHLDGARLWNACVATGISEREYARPFDTVSVCFSKGLGAPVGSALVGSSESIKRARRFRKLFGGGMRQAGIIAAGALYALKHHRARLKEDHDNAKILATGLQNIAGIEIKPEDVQTNLVFFQVKTIPAPILVQRLKERGIAVLAVGPHSVRAVTNLMVNQAQVQSVPAQVEAALQQAD, encoded by the coding sequence ATGATTGACCTCAGAAGCGACACGATCACGCAGCCCACACCAGCCATGCGCGAAGCAATGGCACAAGCCACGGTAGGCGATGATGTTTCTAGCGACGACCCAACCGTGAATGCGTTGGAAGCTTATGTGGCCGAACTTTTGGGTAAAGAGGCTGCGGTTTACATGCCTTCTGGCACGATGACCAATCAAGTGGCTTTGCGCACGCATACCGAGCCTGGTGATGAAGTCGTTTTAGAAGCGCAGGCCCACATTTACTATTACGAAGGCGGCGCTCCGGCTGCTTTATCTGGCGTAATGTGCCGTTTGATTCCGGGCAAGCAGGGCATCTTCAGCGCTACTGATTTAGAGCAGGTGCTGCGTCCTGTGGATGATCACTTTGCTAGGACCAAGCTAGTTTGTCTAGAAAATACGCACAATCGAGGCGGCGGGCGCATTTTTCCGCTGGCTGAAATTGAATCAATTGCTCAGGTGTGTCAAAAGCACGATCTCAAACTGCATTTGGATGGCGCGCGTCTATGGAATGCCTGCGTTGCCACTGGAATTTCTGAACGCGAATACGCCCGACCTTTCGATACAGTCAGCGTTTGTTTTTCCAAAGGCTTGGGAGCGCCGGTTGGTTCAGCGCTGGTTGGTTCAAGCGAGTCAATTAAACGGGCACGACGGTTTCGCAAGCTATTTGGTGGTGGTATGCGGCAGGCGGGCATCATCGCGGCTGGGGCTTTGTATGCTTTGAAGCATCATCGAGCGCGACTGAAAGAGGATCACGACAATGCCAAGATTTTGGCAACAGGTTTGCAGAACATAGCGGGGATTGAAATCAAGCCTGAGGATGTGCAAACCAATCTGGTATTTTTCCAGGTCAAGACCATACCAGCGCCAATCCTAGTGCAACGGCTGAAGGAGCGAGGCATTGCTGTTTTAGCGGTAGGTCCACATTCAGTTAGAGCGGTCACTAATTTGATGGTGAATCAAGCACAAGTCCAAAGCGTGCCTGCTCAGGTTGAAGCTGCGCTGCAACAAGCTGACTGA
- a CDS encoding DUF4231 domain-containing protein — MVDQEPSPSSKQKEALDQCDHLIKNFAARADRNKLSYKRLQFISIALSISTTILSALSASKKLDQLDWTVPALSGLATLATTFLSQTNSQKMWVHSRSVAQRLQVEKFLYLQESGEYESLSNEDQRLKLFSKRVMNIWSEAQESWSQNVSSAK, encoded by the coding sequence ATGGTTGACCAAGAACCTTCACCTTCAAGTAAGCAGAAAGAAGCTCTTGATCAGTGTGATCATCTCATCAAAAACTTTGCTGCTCGCGCCGACCGAAACAAGCTTAGCTATAAGAGACTTCAGTTTATTAGTATTGCTCTTTCAATCTCTACAACCATTCTCTCAGCTTTATCTGCGAGTAAAAAGCTAGATCAACTAGACTGGACCGTTCCAGCTTTGAGTGGATTAGCAACCTTAGCAACTACCTTTCTGAGTCAAACCAACTCACAGAAAATGTGGGTTCATTCCCGTAGTGTTGCGCAAAGACTTCAGGTTGAGAAGTTTCTCTATTTACAAGAAAGTGGTGAGTATGAAAGTCTAAGCAACGAGGATCAGCGGCTCAAACTCTTCTCAAAACGAGTCATGAATATTTGGTCAGAAGCTCAGGAGTCGTGGTCCCAAAACGTTTCCTCAGCAAAGTAG